One region of Streptomyces sp. CG4 genomic DNA includes:
- a CDS encoding amino acid permease → MAKLRAGEGILRRKPIEHIEETEVGEGTRLDRSLGLWQLTAIGVGGIIGAGIFTLAGTVANGTAGPAVLVSFLVAGVASACAALSYAEFAGLIPKAGSAYTYGYAVLGEFAGWFIGWDLLLEYTAIVAVVAIGISGYFSFLVEETGAHLPHWMLGAPGTGDGHRVDLFAAILCLLIAWLLNLGIRSAARFETLVVALKVLVVLLVIGVGVFHIDTANYHPFFPYGVGGAFTGAATVFFAVFGYDAMSTAAEESKDAQRHMPKAIIYSLVVSMVLYVAACLVLTGMQNYRHIDPKSGFSTAFKSVGLDRLADVIAVGAIIGILTVMFTFMLGVTRVWFSMSRDGLLPRWFAKTHPTRHVPTRVTWIVGAASAAIAGFVPIGSAAELTNIGILLAFVVVCAAVIVLRYRRPELPRTFRTPWMPVVPALGVVFSIWLITFLMWETWVRFAVWFVIGCVVYFGYSYKRSALAGRRPAE, encoded by the coding sequence ATGGCCAAGCTCCGCGCGGGTGAGGGGATTCTCCGCCGCAAACCCATCGAGCACATCGAGGAGACCGAGGTCGGCGAGGGCACCCGGCTGGACCGGTCCCTGGGCCTGTGGCAGCTCACCGCCATCGGCGTGGGCGGCATCATCGGCGCCGGCATCTTCACGCTGGCCGGCACTGTGGCCAACGGCACGGCCGGACCCGCGGTGCTGGTGTCGTTCCTGGTCGCCGGTGTGGCGAGCGCCTGTGCGGCACTGTCGTACGCCGAGTTCGCCGGGCTGATCCCGAAGGCGGGATCGGCGTACACCTACGGCTACGCGGTGCTCGGAGAGTTCGCGGGCTGGTTCATCGGCTGGGACCTGCTGCTGGAGTACACCGCGATCGTGGCGGTGGTGGCCATCGGCATCTCGGGGTACTTCAGTTTCCTGGTCGAGGAGACGGGCGCGCATCTGCCGCACTGGATGCTGGGCGCTCCGGGCACCGGGGACGGACACCGGGTCGATCTGTTCGCGGCGATCCTGTGCCTGCTGATCGCCTGGCTGCTGAACCTGGGCATCCGCAGCGCGGCCCGCTTCGAGACCCTGGTGGTGGCGCTGAAGGTGCTGGTGGTGCTGCTGGTGATCGGGGTCGGTGTGTTCCACATCGACACGGCGAACTACCACCCGTTCTTCCCGTACGGCGTCGGCGGCGCCTTCACCGGGGCGGCCACCGTGTTCTTCGCGGTGTTCGGCTACGACGCCATGTCGACGGCGGCCGAGGAGTCCAAGGACGCCCAGCGGCACATGCCGAAGGCGATCATCTACTCGCTGGTGGTCTCGATGGTGCTGTACGTGGCGGCCTGCCTGGTGCTGACGGGCATGCAGAACTACCGGCACATCGACCCCAAGAGCGGATTCTCCACCGCCTTCAAGTCGGTGGGCCTGGACCGGCTCGCGGACGTGATCGCGGTGGGCGCGATCATCGGCATCCTCACGGTGATGTTCACGTTCATGCTCGGCGTGACCCGTGTCTGGTTCTCCATGTCCCGTGACGGGCTGCTGCCCCGCTGGTTCGCGAAGACGCACCCGACACGCCACGTGCCGACCCGCGTGACCTGGATCGTCGGGGCGGCGTCGGCCGCCATCGCCGGGTTCGTCCCGATCGGCTCGGCGGCCGAACTGACCAACATCGGCATCCTGCTGGCGTTCGTGGTGGTGTGCGCTGCGGTGATCGTGCTGCGCTACCGGCGTCCGGAGCTGCCGCGCACCTTCCGTACGCCGTGGATGCCCGTCGTGCCGGCGCTGGGTGTCGTCTTCTCGATCTGGCTGATCACATTCCTCATGTGGGAGACCTGGGTCCGGTTCGCGGTGTGGTTCGTGATCGGCTGCGTGGTCTACTTCGGCTACTCCTACAAGCGCTCGGCGCTGGCCGGGCGGCGGCCTGCGGAATAG
- a CDS encoding SpoIIE family protein phosphatase: protein MADGGASARSLPEDWPAHPDPILALNRMGTFDWDLDTGLFHMDAQAHQVFDLLPEEYDGRPESLVVRVPQSEAARLDAVVARAIKDGSENYGAYFRIRRRDGTPRWTHTQGYIRRDDTGRPRRVVGIVRDATEELADSEARSVRAAQDQAFRRQTNVVQVVSAALAHARTVRDVIDVLKDTRGIRRLGATSLVMGLVEAGRIRVVAEAPVGSFVPVGSQVNRIDEPYPMSEVVRTLVPRFIESPEEFAEGYPILWPHLVDLHITSAAYLPLIAQARPIGAMGLLYSDRRGFSTEERAVLVALGSSIAQSLQRAMLYEQEKDLAQGLQQAMLPRTIPSVRGADIAVRYRAATVGGTRGRDIGGDWYDLIPLPGGRVGAVIGDVQGHDTHAAAVMGQLRIVLRAYAAEGHTPATVMARASVFLHELDTDRFATCLYAEADLSTGVVQAVRAGHIDPLIRHSDGTCCRVPVEGGLPLGLSAEFSRLEYPVSTLELDPGHTLLLCTDGLIEQPGTDLDDGMRRLTTLVAAAPEDVRGLADRLIQLAEDRGGDDDVALLLLRRRTPEAPRAGGRLQQHVVPGDPEALTHARHMIRAAVRSWGAGDRADEVELVADELITNALMHTEGSAIVTLRALGDGDGRLRIEVEDSSSALPRRREAGEDGVSGRGLFLVEELADAWGVEARGGGKAVWCEFRLDG from the coding sequence ATGGCAGATGGGGGAGCGAGTGCCAGGTCACTCCCGGAGGACTGGCCCGCCCACCCGGACCCGATCCTGGCGCTCAACCGCATGGGCACCTTCGACTGGGACCTGGACACGGGCCTGTTCCACATGGACGCCCAGGCGCACCAGGTGTTCGACCTGCTGCCCGAGGAATACGACGGACGCCCCGAGTCCCTGGTCGTCCGGGTGCCGCAGTCCGAAGCCGCCCGGCTGGACGCGGTGGTGGCACGGGCCATCAAGGACGGCAGCGAGAACTACGGGGCCTACTTCCGCATCCGTCGCCGCGACGGCACCCCGCGCTGGACCCACACCCAGGGCTACATCCGCCGGGACGACACCGGCCGCCCGCGCCGGGTCGTCGGCATCGTCCGGGACGCCACCGAGGAACTCGCCGACAGCGAGGCACGCAGTGTGCGGGCCGCCCAGGACCAGGCGTTCCGCCGGCAGACCAACGTCGTCCAGGTCGTCTCGGCCGCCCTCGCGCACGCCCGCACCGTCCGGGATGTCATCGACGTCCTCAAGGACACCCGCGGCATCCGCCGCCTCGGTGCGACCAGCCTGGTGATGGGCCTGGTGGAGGCGGGCCGGATCCGCGTCGTCGCCGAGGCTCCCGTCGGCAGCTTCGTGCCCGTGGGCAGCCAGGTGAACCGCATCGACGAGCCGTACCCGATGAGCGAGGTCGTCCGCACCCTCGTGCCGCGCTTCATCGAGTCCCCCGAGGAGTTCGCCGAGGGCTATCCGATCCTCTGGCCGCACCTCGTCGACCTGCACATCACCTCGGCCGCCTATCTGCCGCTGATCGCCCAGGCCCGCCCGATCGGCGCGATGGGACTGCTCTACAGCGACCGGCGCGGCTTCTCCACCGAGGAGCGTGCCGTCCTGGTCGCGCTCGGCAGCAGCATCGCGCAGAGCCTGCAGCGGGCCATGCTCTACGAGCAGGAGAAGGACCTCGCCCAGGGCCTGCAGCAGGCCATGCTGCCCCGCACCATCCCCAGCGTCCGCGGCGCCGACATCGCCGTCCGCTACCGCGCGGCCACCGTCGGAGGCACCCGCGGCCGGGACATCGGCGGCGACTGGTACGACCTGATCCCGCTGCCCGGCGGCCGGGTCGGTGCGGTCATCGGTGACGTCCAGGGCCACGACACCCACGCCGCCGCCGTCATGGGCCAGCTGCGGATCGTGCTGCGCGCCTACGCCGCCGAGGGCCACACCCCGGCCACCGTGATGGCCCGCGCCTCCGTCTTCCTGCACGAACTCGACACCGACCGCTTCGCCACCTGCCTGTACGCCGAGGCCGACCTGTCCACCGGAGTCGTCCAGGCGGTCCGCGCCGGGCACATCGACCCGCTGATCCGGCACAGCGACGGAACCTGCTGCCGGGTCCCGGTCGAGGGCGGGCTGCCGCTCGGCCTGTCCGCCGAGTTCAGCCGGCTGGAGTACCCCGTCTCGACCCTCGAACTCGACCCCGGCCACACCCTGCTGCTGTGCACCGACGGGCTGATCGAACAGCCCGGCACCGACCTCGACGACGGCATGCGTCGCCTGACGACACTGGTCGCGGCCGCCCCCGAGGACGTGCGCGGGCTCGCCGACCGGCTGATCCAGCTGGCCGAGGATCGGGGCGGCGACGACGACGTGGCGCTGCTCCTGCTGCGCCGCCGCACCCCGGAGGCCCCGCGGGCCGGCGGCCGGCTGCAGCAGCACGTGGTCCCCGGCGACCCGGAGGCCCTCACCCACGCCCGGCACATGATCCGCGCCGCGGTCCGCTCCTGGGGCGCCGGCGACCGCGCCGACGAGGTCGAGCTGGTCGCCGACGAACTGATCACCAACGCGCTGATGCACACCGAGGGCTCCGCGATCGTGACCCTGCGGGCGCTCGGCGACGGCGACGGCAGGCTGCGGATCGAGGTCGAGGACTCCTCCAGCGCCCTGCCCCGGCGCCGTGAGGCGGGTGAGGACGGCGTCTCCGGCCGGGGCCTGTTCCTCGTGGAAGAGCTCGCCGACGCATGGGGCGTGGAGGCGCGCGGCGGCGGCAAGGCCGTGTGGTGCGAGTTCCGCCTCGACGGCTGA
- a CDS encoding CapA family protein, with product MIGRRQQVALVLTAVLAAAAACQDHARKESGHAAPVGSPTRGFTLVASGDVLPHTSVIDRAAYDSGEGGFDFRPMLSGVQPVVARADLALCHMETVYGADGEYSGYPAFKSPPQIAQGLVATGYDGCSTASNHSLDDGAEGIRRTLDAMDRAGLRHAGTARSQAEAHSVTILQAGPAKVAHLAYTFGTNSTAVPSGRPWAVNLIDERRMIADARAARRAGADVVVVSVQWGTEWQDAPDQLQLGLAQRLTAATTDGRPDIDLILGTHAHVPQAYEKVNGTWVIYGMGDQIAGAMYNAQGVRDARGNESTIGRFTFAPPARQGDRWRVTKAEFIPQLYDLDAGRVVDVNRAIDDGAALDGVRNRIRDVVLSRGAAKDGLVMGE from the coding sequence ATGATCGGACGAAGACAACAGGTGGCCCTGGTCCTCACCGCCGTCCTCGCGGCCGCGGCCGCCTGCCAGGACCATGCGCGCAAGGAGTCCGGGCACGCGGCCCCGGTCGGGTCCCCCACCCGCGGCTTCACCCTCGTCGCCTCCGGTGACGTCCTGCCCCACACCTCCGTCATCGACCGGGCGGCCTACGACTCCGGCGAGGGCGGCTTCGACTTCCGGCCCATGCTCTCCGGCGTCCAACCCGTCGTCGCCCGCGCGGATCTGGCGCTCTGTCACATGGAGACCGTCTACGGAGCCGACGGCGAGTACTCCGGCTACCCCGCCTTCAAGTCACCGCCGCAGATCGCCCAGGGCCTCGTCGCGACCGGCTACGACGGCTGCTCCACCGCCTCCAACCACTCCCTGGACGACGGGGCGGAGGGCATCCGCCGCACCCTGGACGCCATGGACCGGGCCGGCCTGCGGCACGCCGGCACCGCCCGCAGCCAGGCCGAGGCCCACTCGGTCACGATCCTGCAGGCCGGCCCCGCCAAGGTCGCCCACCTCGCGTACACCTTCGGCACCAACAGCACGGCGGTGCCCTCCGGCCGGCCCTGGGCCGTGAACCTCATCGACGAGCGGCGCATGATCGCCGACGCGCGTGCCGCCCGGCGGGCCGGCGCCGATGTGGTCGTGGTCTCGGTGCAGTGGGGCACCGAATGGCAGGACGCCCCGGACCAGCTGCAGCTCGGCCTCGCCCAGCGGCTCACCGCCGCCACCACCGACGGCCGCCCGGACATCGACCTGATCCTCGGCACCCACGCCCATGTCCCGCAGGCGTACGAGAAGGTCAACGGGACCTGGGTGATCTACGGCATGGGCGACCAGATCGCCGGCGCGATGTACAACGCCCAGGGCGTCCGGGACGCGCGCGGCAACGAGTCGACGATCGGCCGCTTCACCTTCGCCCCGCCCGCCCGGCAGGGCGACCGCTGGCGGGTCACCAAGGCCGAGTTCATCCCGCAGCTGTACGACCTCGACGCCGGCCGGGTGGTGGACGTCAACCGGGCCATCGACGACGGCGCCGCCCTGGACGGGGTGCGCAACCGCATCCGGGACGTGGTGCTCAGCCGCGGCGCCGCCAAGGACGGCCTGGTCATGGGGGAGTGA
- a CDS encoding universal stress protein, translating to MTDQHEQHSPSHSGFERGTDGPKVIVVGVDGSDSSLRAAAYAGGLARRQHALLAVVYVQPVLAAGAALGAPVAETTDEIAEDLVTYIREAAERVKGIFEVRWEFHTFRGDPYNGLVKAADDLKADAVVVGASEQAGHRIIGSVAVRLVKAGRWPVTVVP from the coding sequence GTGACGGATCAGCACGAGCAGCACTCGCCCTCGCATTCGGGGTTCGAGCGCGGTACGGACGGGCCGAAGGTCATCGTGGTCGGGGTGGACGGCTCCGACTCCTCGCTGCGGGCGGCCGCGTACGCGGGCGGGCTCGCCCGGCGGCAGCACGCGCTGCTGGCCGTGGTGTACGTGCAGCCGGTGCTGGCGGCCGGAGCGGCTCTCGGGGCGCCGGTGGCGGAGACGACCGACGAGATCGCCGAGGACCTGGTCACGTACATCCGGGAGGCGGCCGAGCGGGTCAAGGGGATATTCGAGGTGCGCTGGGAGTTCCACACCTTCCGCGGCGACCCCTACAACGGCCTGGTGAAAGCGGCCGACGACCTCAAGGCGGACGCGGTGGTCGTGGGCGCCTCGGAGCAGGCGGGGCACCGGATCATCGGCTCGGTGGCGGTTCGGCTGGTGAAGGCGGGACGCTGGCCGGTGACGGTAGTTCCGTAG
- a CDS encoding sigma-70 family RNA polymerase sigma factor encodes MTAGTSLIHGTMAPTHRTTTADHELAALQREHGGPLFTLLLRLCDGDRQRAEDLVQETLVRAWQHPEALHADDFDSVRPWLLTVARRLAIDARRARQARPPETGDEIPETARVTADHAERAAAMLDVREAVKTLTPEHRDVLVLVYFLGASVAEAAQTLGVPPGTVKSRAFYALRALRRVLPGYAADLH; translated from the coding sequence ATGACGGCCGGAACCTCACTCATCCACGGGACCATGGCACCGACCCACCGGACGACGACCGCCGACCACGAACTGGCCGCGCTCCAGCGCGAGCACGGCGGACCCCTCTTCACCCTGCTGCTCAGACTCTGCGACGGAGACCGGCAGCGCGCCGAGGACCTCGTCCAGGAGACCCTGGTGCGCGCCTGGCAGCATCCCGAGGCGCTGCACGCCGACGACTTCGACTCCGTACGGCCCTGGCTGCTGACGGTCGCCCGGCGGCTCGCGATCGACGCCCGGCGGGCCCGGCAGGCACGGCCGCCGGAGACCGGTGACGAGATCCCGGAGACCGCGCGGGTGACGGCCGATCATGCCGAACGGGCCGCCGCGATGCTCGACGTCCGGGAGGCTGTGAAGACACTCACGCCGGAGCACCGTGACGTCCTGGTACTCGTGTATTTCCTCGGGGCCAGTGTGGCGGAAGCGGCGCAGACCCTGGGCGTGCCACCCGGTACCGTGAAATCCCGCGCGTTCTACGCGCTGCGCGCGCTGCGCCGGGTCCTTCCGGGTTATGCGGCCGACCTGCACTGA
- a CDS encoding zf-HC2 domain-containing protein, with protein MRSLERHRDVGAYALGVLDEAEAFRFEDHLMECPQCAAQVTEFGPAARQLMLYRRATPRFVHPMAQPGPRLLDRLLGEAARRQRVLRRRFLYGLAASVVLAVAGPGIVAFAGHREPAAHVTAAADPQTGVWAEVTADDGDTGSRLLLRVKDGTGPHRCRLVVVGRDGSEQIAGTWTEPDHAADTFTTLGSSTMHPDQIDRYEVRTTDGQHLVTLRAQ; from the coding sequence ATGAGGTCCCTGGAAAGGCATCGCGACGTCGGCGCGTACGCGCTCGGCGTGCTGGACGAGGCGGAGGCCTTCCGCTTCGAGGACCACCTCATGGAGTGCCCGCAGTGCGCGGCGCAGGTGACCGAATTCGGTCCCGCCGCACGGCAGTTGATGCTGTACCGCCGGGCCACGCCGCGCTTTGTGCACCCCATGGCGCAGCCCGGTCCCCGGCTGCTGGACCGGCTGCTCGGCGAGGCCGCGCGTCGGCAGCGGGTGCTCCGCCGGCGCTTCCTGTACGGTCTGGCCGCCTCGGTGGTGCTGGCCGTCGCCGGTCCGGGGATCGTGGCCTTCGCCGGCCATCGGGAGCCGGCCGCGCACGTCACGGCGGCGGCCGATCCACAGACCGGGGTGTGGGCCGAGGTCACGGCCGACGACGGGGACACGGGCAGCCGGCTGCTGCTGCGGGTGAAGGACGGCACCGGCCCGCACCGATGCCGGCTCGTCGTCGTGGGCCGCGACGGCTCCGAACAGATCGCCGGCACGTGGACCGAGCCCGACCACGCCGCCGACACCTTCACCACGCTCGGGTCCTCCACAATGCACCCGGACCAGATCGACCGGTACGAGGTACGCACGACCGACGGGCAGCATCTGGTCACGCTCCGGGCACAGTGA
- the lysX gene encoding bifunctional lysylphosphatidylglycerol synthetase/lysine--tRNA ligase LysX codes for MTASAEPVARSDLGAPAGPPAIGRLGWVPEAFAVLFAALGLLCALLALIEPLRGVLRPVAHILDQLLIPISANLAYAVFLFLLAGAIAARKKVAWWLVVVYLGLLVLTDALGLILGQYAQSVPSFVLCGLLLLLLVLARREFYAASRRGALWRAIGVLLAGLAVAILLGWGLVLLFPGTLPANEHLVWAADRVLGGLFPPGTFSGRPPRKVTFVLGLLGALALLNAAATLFRSQRLEAALHGDEEARIRLLLSAYGARDSLGYFATRRDKAVVFSPSGKAAVTYRVEAGVCLASGDPVGDPEAWPHAIAAWLDHARRYAWVPAVMGASEDGARAYARAGLGALQLGDEAIVHVAAFDLDGRDMRVIRQAVHRVRRTGATCRIRRHATLTEHEMEEIVDKADAWRDTETERGFSMALDRLGDPADGDCLLVEALGEDGRLLALLSFVPWGRDGVSLDLMRRDRAAPNGVMEFMVADLCAAAPKLRVRRISLNFAVFRSVFEEGARIGAGPVLRLWRRLLLFFSRWWQLEALYRSNAKYHPEWYPRFICYGETASLARIGLASGIAEGFVSVPSLRKLWGKGHPKTGQRPATAHGLPPLTELGLDGGDRAGPAAPDAGLPEQVRVRHHKLDGLRATGTDPYPVGVPAPTHALADVPPDADVTVAGRLMLVRDFGGIVFAVLRDWSGDHQIALTRSDSGAALDRFTAGCDIGDHITATGRTGLSDRGEPTVFVTSWQLTGKCLRPLPDKHRGLTDPEVRVRRRYLDLATSPAARTVIRARSAAVQALRQGLLDRGFVEVETPMLQQIHGGANARPFTTHINAYDLDMYLRIAPELYLKRLCVGGLEKVFELGRTFRNEGVSYKHNPEFTMLEAYQAYADYDVMLDLTRELIQAAATAALGSPVARKDGREYDISGPWPVKTVHGALSEALGEEIGPGTELLRLHRLCDRAGVPYTADDGPGDVVLEMYERIIEERTQLPTFYKDFPTSVAPLTRQHRTDPRLAERWDLVAFGTELGTAYSELTDPVEQRRRLTEQSLRAAGGDPEAMELDEDFLEALEYAMPPTGGLGLGVDRLVMFLTGLTIRETLPFPLVRRR; via the coding sequence ATGACCGCCAGCGCGGAGCCCGTCGCCCGCAGCGACCTCGGGGCCCCGGCCGGCCCGCCCGCGATCGGGCGGCTCGGCTGGGTGCCCGAGGCCTTCGCGGTGCTCTTCGCCGCCCTCGGCCTGCTGTGCGCCCTGCTCGCGCTCATCGAGCCGCTGCGCGGCGTGCTCCGCCCGGTCGCCCACATCCTCGACCAGCTGCTGATACCCATCAGCGCCAACCTGGCCTACGCCGTCTTCCTGTTCCTGCTGGCCGGCGCCATCGCGGCCCGCAAGAAGGTCGCCTGGTGGCTGGTCGTCGTCTATCTCGGCCTGCTCGTCCTCACCGACGCGCTCGGCCTGATCCTGGGCCAGTACGCCCAGTCGGTGCCGTCCTTCGTCCTGTGCGGCCTGCTGCTGCTCCTGCTCGTCCTGGCCCGCAGGGAGTTCTACGCCGCCTCCCGCCGCGGCGCCCTGTGGCGGGCCATCGGCGTCCTGCTGGCCGGGCTCGCCGTGGCCATCCTGCTCGGCTGGGGCCTGGTGCTGCTCTTCCCGGGCACGCTGCCGGCGAACGAGCATCTGGTCTGGGCGGCCGACCGGGTCCTCGGCGGACTGTTCCCGCCCGGCACCTTCTCCGGCCGCCCGCCCCGCAAGGTCACCTTCGTGCTCGGCCTGCTCGGCGCCCTCGCCCTGCTCAACGCGGCCGCCACGCTGTTCCGTTCCCAGCGCCTGGAAGCCGCCCTGCACGGCGACGAGGAGGCCCGCATCCGCCTCCTCCTCTCGGCCTACGGCGCACGGGACTCCCTCGGCTACTTCGCCACCCGGCGCGACAAGGCCGTCGTCTTCTCGCCCAGCGGCAAGGCCGCCGTCACCTACCGTGTCGAGGCCGGCGTCTGCCTCGCCAGCGGCGACCCCGTCGGCGACCCCGAGGCCTGGCCGCACGCCATCGCCGCCTGGCTGGACCACGCCCGCCGCTACGCCTGGGTGCCCGCCGTGATGGGCGCCTCCGAGGACGGCGCCCGCGCCTACGCCCGCGCCGGACTCGGCGCCCTCCAGCTCGGCGACGAGGCGATCGTGCACGTGGCCGCCTTCGACCTGGACGGCCGCGACATGCGGGTGATCCGGCAGGCCGTGCACCGCGTCCGGCGCACCGGCGCCACCTGCCGCATCCGCCGCCACGCCACCCTCACCGAACACGAGATGGAGGAGATCGTCGACAAGGCGGACGCCTGGCGCGACACCGAGACCGAGCGCGGCTTCTCCATGGCCCTGGACCGGCTCGGCGACCCCGCCGACGGCGACTGCCTGCTCGTGGAGGCCCTCGGCGAGGACGGTCGGCTCCTCGCCCTGCTCTCCTTCGTGCCCTGGGGTCGCGACGGCGTCTCCCTGGACCTGATGCGCCGTGACCGCGCCGCACCCAACGGGGTCATGGAGTTCATGGTCGCCGACCTGTGCGCCGCCGCTCCCAAGCTGCGCGTCCGCCGCATCTCACTGAACTTCGCGGTCTTCCGGTCGGTCTTCGAGGAGGGCGCCCGGATCGGCGCCGGACCCGTCCTCAGGCTCTGGCGCCGTCTGCTGCTTTTCTTCTCCCGCTGGTGGCAACTGGAGGCCCTGTACCGCTCCAACGCCAAATACCACCCGGAGTGGTACCCGCGGTTCATCTGCTACGGCGAGACCGCCTCCCTCGCCCGCATCGGCCTGGCCTCCGGCATCGCCGAAGGCTTCGTCTCCGTCCCGTCGTTGCGCAAACTCTGGGGAAAGGGGCACCCGAAGACCGGGCAGCGGCCCGCCACCGCCCACGGGCTGCCGCCCCTGACGGAGCTCGGCCTCGACGGAGGGGACCGGGCCGGGCCCGCAGCCCCGGACGCGGGCCTGCCCGAACAGGTCCGCGTCCGGCACCACAAGCTGGACGGACTCCGCGCCACCGGCACCGACCCCTACCCGGTCGGCGTCCCCGCACCCACCCACGCCCTCGCCGACGTGCCCCCCGACGCGGACGTCACCGTGGCCGGACGGCTCATGCTGGTCCGCGACTTCGGCGGGATCGTCTTCGCCGTGCTGCGCGACTGGTCCGGCGACCACCAGATCGCCCTCACCCGCAGCGATTCCGGTGCCGCCCTCGACCGCTTCACCGCCGGCTGCGACATCGGCGACCACATCACCGCCACCGGTCGCACCGGCCTGAGCGACCGGGGCGAACCCACTGTCTTCGTCACCTCCTGGCAGCTCACCGGGAAATGCCTGCGCCCGCTGCCCGACAAACACCGCGGCCTCACCGACCCCGAGGTGCGGGTCCGCCGCCGCTATCTCGACCTCGCCACCAGCCCCGCCGCCCGCACCGTGATCCGGGCCCGCTCCGCCGCCGTACAGGCGCTGCGCCAAGGGCTGCTGGACCGCGGCTTCGTGGAGGTCGAGACCCCGATGCTGCAGCAGATCCACGGTGGCGCGAACGCCCGCCCCTTCACCACTCACATCAACGCCTACGACCTCGACATGTATCTGCGCATCGCCCCCGAGCTGTATCTGAAGCGGCTGTGCGTCGGCGGCCTGGAGAAGGTCTTCGAACTGGGCCGCACCTTCCGCAACGAGGGCGTCTCCTACAAGCACAACCCCGAGTTCACGATGCTGGAGGCCTACCAGGCGTACGCCGACTACGACGTCATGCTCGACCTCACCCGCGAGCTGATCCAGGCCGCGGCGACCGCCGCCCTCGGCTCCCCGGTGGCCCGCAAGGACGGGCGGGAGTACGACATCTCCGGGCCCTGGCCGGTTAAGACCGTCCACGGCGCGCTCTCCGAGGCGCTGGGGGAGGAGATCGGCCCCGGCACCGAACTGCTGCGTCTGCACCGGCTCTGCGACCGGGCCGGGGTGCCGTACACCGCCGACGACGGGCCCGGGGACGTCGTCCTGGAGATGTATGAGCGGATCATCGAGGAACGCACCCAACTCCCCACCTTCTACAAGGACTTCCCGACCTCCGTCGCGCCGCTGACCCGGCAGCACCGCACCGACCCGCGGCTCGCCGAGCGCTGGGACCTCGTCGCCTTCGGCACCGAACTCGGCACCGCCTACTCCGAGTTGACCGACCCCGTGGAGCAACGGCGGCGGCTCACCGAGCAGTCCCTGCGGGCCGCGGGCGGCGACCCGGAGGCCATGGAGCTGGACGAGGACTTCCTGGAGGCCCTGGAGTACGCGATGCCCCCGACCGGCGGCCTCGGCCTCGGCGTCGACCGCCTGGTGATGTTCCTCACCGGCCTGACGATCCGCGAGACCCTCCCGTTCCCGCTGGTGCGCCGCCGCTGA
- a CDS encoding Fpg/Nei family DNA glycosylase gives MPELPEVEALKDFLTEHLIGHEVVRVLPVAISVLKTYDPPVGAFEGSEVTAVHRHGKFLDIEGSAGLHLVTHLARAGWLQWKDRLPDGPPKPGKGPLALRVALETGEGFDLTEAGTQKRLAVYVVRDPQQVEGIARLGPDPLAADFDEERLAALLKDERRRLKGALRDQSLIAGVGNAYSDEILHAAKMSPFKLAASLTPDETHRLYAALRATLTEAVDRSRGVAAGRLKAEKKGGLRVHGRTGEPCPVCGDTIREVSFSDSSLQYCPTCQTGGKPLADRRLSRLLK, from the coding sequence ATGCCGGAACTGCCCGAGGTAGAAGCGCTCAAGGACTTCCTCACCGAGCACCTGATCGGCCACGAGGTCGTGCGGGTGCTGCCGGTCGCCATCAGCGTCCTGAAGACGTACGACCCTCCGGTCGGCGCGTTCGAGGGCAGCGAGGTCACCGCCGTGCACCGGCACGGGAAGTTCCTCGACATCGAGGGCAGCGCCGGCCTGCACCTCGTCACCCACCTGGCCCGCGCCGGCTGGCTGCAGTGGAAGGACCGGCTGCCGGACGGCCCGCCCAAGCCGGGCAAGGGCCCGCTCGCGCTGCGTGTGGCGCTGGAGACCGGGGAGGGCTTCGACCTCACCGAAGCCGGCACCCAAAAGCGCCTCGCGGTGTACGTAGTCCGCGATCCGCAGCAGGTCGAGGGCATCGCCCGGCTCGGCCCCGATCCCCTCGCCGCCGACTTCGACGAGGAACGCCTCGCCGCCCTGCTGAAGGACGAGAGACGCCGGCTGAAGGGCGCGCTGCGGGACCAGTCCCTGATCGCGGGCGTCGGCAACGCCTACAGCGACGAGATCCTGCACGCCGCGAAGATGTCCCCGTTCAAGCTCGCCGCCTCCCTGACCCCGGACGAGACCCACCGGCTGTACGCGGCCCTGCGCGCCACGCTCACCGAGGCGGTCGACCGCTCCCGGGGTGTGGCCGCCGGACGGCTGAAGGCCGAGAAGAAGGGCGGCCTGCGTGTCCACGGCCGCACCGGCGAACCCTGCCCGGTGTGCGGGGACACCATCCGCGAGGTCTCCTTCAGCGACTCCTCCCTGCAGTACTGCCCCACCTGCCAGACGGGCGGAAAGCCCCTGGCGGACCGCAGACTCTCCCGGCTGCTGAAGTGA